A stretch of the Bacillus anthracis str. Vollum genome encodes the following:
- a CDS encoding thioredoxin family protein translates to MIEVIDWTGAEATALIENEEKTVLYVYTPMCGTCQLAKKMLTVVEMTIEDLKIGMLDLNYAPHFAKEYGIESVPCLLVFENGTLIKKIYAFHSVEYLYTELK, encoded by the coding sequence ATGATAGAAGTGATTGATTGGACAGGAGCCGAAGCTACAGCCCTAATAGAGAACGAAGAAAAAACAGTGTTATATGTATATACTCCAATGTGTGGAACATGCCAATTAGCAAAAAAGATGTTAACAGTCGTTGAGATGACAATTGAAGATTTGAAAATTGGGATGTTAGATTTAAATTATGCCCCGCATTTCGCGAAAGAGTATGGGATTGAAAGTGTACCTTGTTTACTTGTTTTTGAAAATGGGACACTGATAAAGAAGATATATGCATTTCATTCGGTTGAATATTTATATACGGAATTAAAGTAG
- a CDS encoding toprim domain-containing protein, producing MIYVEKVIIVEGTSDRRKIESIIREPVEIVCTNGTIGLSTMDELVDQFFDKEVYVLVDADDAGEKLRKQFRKEFPQAEHIYIDRSYREVATAPSSHLANVLWGADIDVYTEYLR from the coding sequence ATGATTTATGTAGAAAAAGTCATTATTGTAGAAGGTACATCAGATAGAAGAAAGATTGAATCTATTATTCGGGAACCAGTGGAAATTGTTTGTACAAATGGTACAATTGGTTTGTCGACAATGGATGAGCTCGTTGATCAGTTTTTTGATAAGGAAGTGTATGTGCTAGTGGATGCTGATGATGCTGGAGAAAAGTTAAGGAAACAATTTCGAAAAGAATTTCCGCAAGCAGAGCATATTTATATTGATCGCTCGTACCGAGAGGTGGCAACTGCGCCATCTTCACACTTAGCAAATGTATTATGGGGAGCTGACATTGACGTTTATACAGAATATTTACGGTAA
- the gcvH gene encoding glycine cleavage system protein GcvH produces MSIPNNLRYSEEHEWVKTEGNEVVIGITHFAQNELGDIVFVELPEVGATIEADEPFGSVESVKTVSELYAPVSGKVVAVNEELSDQPELVNESPYEGAWMVKVELSDASQVEKLLTAEKYAEMTNQD; encoded by the coding sequence ATGAGCATTCCAAATAATTTACGTTACTCTGAAGAACACGAATGGGTAAAAACTGAAGGTAATGAAGTTGTTATCGGTATTACTCACTTTGCACAAAATGAACTAGGCGATATCGTATTCGTTGAACTTCCTGAAGTAGGTGCAACAATCGAAGCTGACGAGCCATTCGGAAGCGTAGAATCTGTTAAAACAGTTTCTGAATTATACGCACCTGTAAGCGGTAAAGTTGTAGCAGTAAACGAAGAATTAAGTGACCAACCAGAACTTGTTAACGAATCTCCATACGAGGGTGCATGGATGGTTAAAGTTGAACTTTCTGATGCAAGCCAAGTTGAGAAGTTATTAACTGCTGAAAAATATGCAGAAATGACAAACCAAGACTAA
- a CDS encoding arsenate reductase family protein, whose protein sequence is MTVTFYSYPKCGTCQKAKKWFEANDVAYEMIHIVENPPSKEDLRNLHEKSELPLKKFFNTSGMRYRELGLKDKLKDASEDEMYELLASDGMLIKRPIVTDGTKVTLGFNEEQFESVWKKYQ, encoded by the coding sequence ATGACAGTAACATTTTATTCATATCCAAAGTGTGGCACATGTCAAAAAGCAAAGAAATGGTTTGAGGCAAACGATGTAGCATATGAGATGATTCATATTGTTGAAAATCCACCATCAAAAGAAGATTTACGTAATTTACATGAAAAAAGTGAATTACCATTAAAAAAATTCTTTAATACAAGTGGAATGCGTTACCGTGAACTTGGTCTGAAAGATAAGTTAAAAGATGCAAGTGAAGACGAAATGTACGAGCTTTTAGCATCTGATGGCATGTTGATTAAACGTCCAATTGTAACAGATGGAACGAAGGTAACACTTGGTTTTAACGAAGAGCAGTTTGAAAGTGTGTGGAAAAAGTACCAATAA
- a CDS encoding methionine ABC transporter ATP-binding protein, with the protein MILLENVKKIYKAKSGDVTAVDNANLKIDKGEIFGVIGYSGAGKSSLIRLFNQLEKPTSGQITIANRVISAITGSELRKARQEIGMIFQHFNLLWSRTVRENIEFPLEIAGVDKAKRRKRVDELIHLVGLEGRGDAYPSQLSGGQKQRVGIARALANNPQVLLCDEATSALDPETTDQILDLLLDINKRLGLTIVLITHEMHVIRKICNRVAVMEKGKIVETGPVLDVFRNPQQDITKRFVQQLTDSEDTNETIESLIEKYPDGKVIRLQFIGEAVERPVLQRLMQRSDIEVSILQGNIAQTNNGSYGSLVVHLNGEETAIQQAIEGIHQDQVELEVIAHG; encoded by the coding sequence ATGATTCTATTAGAGAATGTAAAGAAAATATATAAAGCAAAAAGCGGTGATGTCACTGCTGTAGATAACGCCAATTTAAAAATAGATAAAGGTGAAATATTTGGTGTTATCGGATATAGTGGCGCTGGAAAAAGTTCTTTAATTAGATTGTTCAATCAGTTGGAGAAACCAACTTCTGGCCAAATTACAATTGCAAATCGTGTCATTTCAGCCATTACAGGAAGCGAGCTTCGTAAGGCAAGGCAAGAAATCGGAATGATCTTTCAGCACTTTAACTTACTTTGGTCACGAACTGTACGTGAAAATATCGAGTTCCCACTTGAAATTGCAGGCGTTGATAAGGCGAAGAGAAGAAAACGCGTTGATGAGTTAATTCATCTTGTTGGATTAGAAGGAAGAGGAGACGCGTATCCATCTCAGCTGAGCGGAGGGCAAAAGCAACGCGTTGGGATTGCAAGAGCATTAGCTAACAACCCACAAGTACTTTTATGTGATGAAGCAACGTCAGCTCTTGATCCAGAAACGACAGATCAAATTTTAGATTTATTATTAGATATTAATAAACGTCTTGGTTTAACAATTGTACTTATTACACACGAGATGCACGTAATTCGAAAGATTTGTAATCGAGTTGCGGTAATGGAGAAAGGGAAGATTGTAGAAACAGGTCCAGTACTTGATGTATTCCGTAATCCACAGCAAGATATTACGAAACGATTTGTACAGCAGTTAACGGATTCTGAAGATACAAATGAAACGATTGAAAGTTTAATTGAAAAATATCCAGATGGAAAAGTAATTCGCTTGCAGTTTATCGGTGAGGCTGTAGAAAGACCAGTGCTTCAAAGATTAATGCAACGCAGTGATATAGAAGTTAGCATTTTGCAAGGGAATATTGCACAAACGAATAATGGTTCTTACGGTAGTTTAGTTGTTCATTTAAATGGTGAGGAAACAGCGATTCAGCAAGCAATAGAGGGAATACATCAAGATCAAGTAGAGCTGGAGGTGATTGCACATGGATAA